Within Synechococcus sp. NB0720_010, the genomic segment GGGGCACGGCTCTCCGCCCTCGGCGATGCCTGGCTGGGCAGTTGGCAGCAGGGGCTGCCCAGATGGCAGGACACCCCTGGACAGATCAACCTGCCCACCCTTCTCTGGCTGCACAACCTCCTGGAGGCATGGGATCTCCAGAGTTATGCCAAGGCCCGCTATGGCCTGCTGGGTGCGGCGAGCCATTGGTTCCCTGGTGCCAATGCCGACGCCTTGGACGAGAGCGTGAGCGAGGCCGAGCTCAAGGCGGTGCTTCAGGCCAGTCCCTGGGTTGAGCAGATCCCCGGCATCCTGCGCCGCCTGCGGGAGCGTGTGGGGGGCACCCCCAGCAAGCGCCTGATGCAGGAGGACTAACTCCCCAGCGGGAATTTGCTGGGAAGTCCCACGGCCCGGGGGTAGGTCTTCGGGCAGGGTTCCTTGGGCTGCAGCACGATCGCGGTGCGTTGCCCCCGCTCCCCCGGCAGCTCCTGTTGACGGCAGGACAGGATCTGGGCCTTGAGCTGCGTGGCCGCCTTCTCCAGTTGGGCTTGGTCCTCCCCGCCCCACTGCCCGCGGTAGAGCAGGGCTTCGCCACCCGGGGCGAGCAGGGGCACGAGATACTCCGCCACCACCGGTGCGGCGGCCACGGCGCGGGCCATGGCCAGGTCGAATTGGCCGCGGCAGCGTTTTTGCCGCCCGGTGAGTTCAATGCGCTCGCAGCGCAGCTCCACGCGCTCCCCCAACCCCAGGCTCTGGGCCATCGCCTCAACGGCCTGGGTTTTGCGCCCCACGGAATC encodes:
- the rsmG gene encoding 16S rRNA (guanine(527)-N(7))-methyltransferase RsmG; its protein translation is MPAPADALWEALHWRPSDDQLQRFLQLQEELRQWNSRVNLTRLVEGDDFWIAQIFDSLWPLVPQLQANPEAALRCIDVGTGGGFPGLAVAIAFPQAQLTLVDSVGRKTQAVEAMAQSLGLGERVELRCERIELTGRQKRCRGQFDLAMARAVAAAPVVAEYLVPLLAPGGEALLYRGQWGGEDQAQLEKAATQLKAQILSCRQQELPGERGQRTAIVLQPKEPCPKTYPRAVGLPSKFPLGS